DNA from Streptomyces sp. NBC_01476:
GATTTGCCAGCACTGCGACCGGATTCATCCCGTGCGCGTCGAATTCTCCCGAACCGAGGTCGTCGGGCCCGATTTCGAGCACGGTCAGTTCGCCGGGCCGGCCGTCGCCCGGACAGGCGTCGACCAGCACCAGCGCGTCATAGCCGGCCAGCAGGTCGTAGGCCAGATGCATGCCGCGGATTCCGTAGTCGGTCACCCGGACCCGCGGCGGCAGGCCGCCCGACGAGGTGATGTGCCGGACGACCTCGGGGCCGAAGCCGTCGTCGCCGAGGAAGAGGTTGCCGATGCCCGCGACGAGCACGCCCCCGCCCACGCCGGTCACATCGAACGCATACGCAGATAGCGGCGGATGTCGGGGATCGACAGCACGCCGACCACCAGTGCGGTGGCTGCGGCGGCCGCGGCCACCGCGGTGGTGATGATGCCCACGGTCTTCACGATCGGCTCTCCTCTCGGTGTCCGGTGTGTTCCGGGTTCTCCTCGGCGGGCAGGGGTGCCAGCTCGTCGGGTGCGAAATAGAAGTAGCGGCCGTACCAGTCGTGCATGTCGGCGGCCGGGTCGTCCACGAGGACCACGGCGACGTGCGTCCCGCCGTCCACGTCCGAGAGCACGGCGGTGACCCGCGCCACCTGACCGGCGAAGAAGATGTCCTGTGCGTCGGCCCGCCGGGACGGATGCACCCGCACCAGGCTGCCCTTGGCGACGCTGACCCCGCCGATGACGACCGCGTCGGACCCCGGGGACACACCGGCGTCGGCGGCGGGATCCCACCAGGGCGCCCCACCGGTGTCGAAGCCGGCCGGCTCGGCGTCCCGCAGATCGCCGCCCGGCACCGCGCCGGACAGCGGGGCCGGAGCGTGCGGGTCGCGGAGCAGGCCGTGCAACTGCTGCAGATCCGCCGGTGACATGCCGTCACACCGGTCGATGATCTCCCGCGCCCGGGGATCGGTGGCGCGCGCCTCCGCCTTCTCCTCCTCGGTCATCGTCATCACCCGCAAGGTGAGGATCTCGTCGATCTCGGTGGAGTCGAAGAGGGCGCCCGGGCTCTGCTCGGCCACCTCCGGGTGGTCGTAGAGGATGATCGGAGCACCCAGCACGGTGTCGGAGCTGCCCTTCGCACCGGCCAGCACGGGCCAGCAGCGGCGCTGCCGGCACCGGGCCGCAGCGGTCGCCGCCTCGGAGGGCGGATCGAGCAGCGAGACGAACCGGGTCCCGCGCGCCCGCAGGATCAGGTGCGTACCGATCAGCGACGCCCGGATGGCGGCGTCCTTGCCGGTGACCCTGCCGGGGTGCTCGTTCTCCACCGCGACCGAGAGCCGTACGAAGTCGCCGTCGGCCGTGCCCCGGGCGCGGATCCGGACCTCCAGCGGCTCGCGGCGCCGTACGATCCGGCCCACCGGGGCGCCGTGCGCGTCCGTCAGCGGCTCGATGTCCTCGCCGCCGGGAATCGTGTGCAGCTGGTCGCAGGACCCCGTCAGCTCAAGCGCCGGCAGTTCGAGTTCCCGCTCGACCGCTTCGTCCCAGCTCAGCACCTGGGCGCCGTCCATGGTGAGCGCGGCGACCGGGGTGTGACCGCCGCCTGCTTCGAGCCGCTGCGCCTCACGCACCTGCAACTGGAGAAACCGCAAGTGGATCGCGACAGTTGACGGCTTGTCGGCGGAAGCCGCCAGCAGGCACTCCATCGCCATCCCCGGCTCCTCGCCGAAGCTCTCCGGCGACGCGGACGGCGGCCCGAGGACGCCGAACTGCCAGCGCGACTGGTTCTTGTGCGAGCTGGCCCGGTACGGGTACAGCAAGTAGCCCTCGTACAGCACCGCGTCGGCGACGTTACGGACCTGGTCCAGACCCACCGCACTCACGGATGTCACGTCACCACCTCACCTGTCCCGGCGAGCAGCGTGCTCACCGTCTCGTCCCAGCTGATCAGCCCGCGCCGGGCGCGGAAGCCGGCGACGCGGTCCAGCACGTCCTGGTCGAGCCTGATCCAGCCGGAGTTCGGGAAGTGGGAGGCGATCATCTGCCGCCACACCGCGACCGGCATCCGGTGGCGCGCCTCGCAGTCCCAGGGCACCTGGCGCACGGCGAAACCGGCGCCGCCCTTGGTGAAGACCGTGCCGGAGAAGAGCAGCGTGAGCGGCACCTCCCCGTCCCCGAGCGCGTGCAGATAGCGGGAGCCGGTCACATCGAAGTCGTAGGTGCAGGGCAGCGCCAGGTCGGCCTCGGTACTGCCGCTGAACCCCTGGACGGTCGTGTTGCACTGCATCCACAGGAACGGCTTGAGGGTGTCCTTCCACCGGTCCGGCTCGCCGAACAGGCCGCGCAGTCCCTCCCGTTCGGCCTCGTCGTACTGCCGCCGCTGCGGTTCGATCCGCACCTGGCAGCGCAGCACCACCGCGTGGATCCGCTCGCCGGAACCGTCGGTGATCCGCAGCCGGGCGGTCAGCTGCGGCACGACGGAGTAGGGCTCGGCGACGACGTCGAGCACGGAGAAACCGAGGCCGCTCATGACCGGCCCAC
Protein-coding regions in this window:
- a CDS encoding DUF6893 family small protein → MKTVGIITTAVAAAAAATALVVGVLSIPDIRRYLRMRSM
- a CDS encoding DUF6084 family protein, which encodes MSGLGFSVLDVVAEPYSVVPQLTARLRITDGSGERIHAVVLRCQVRIEPQRRQYDEAEREGLRGLFGEPDRWKDTLKPFLWMQCNTTVQGFSGSTEADLALPCTYDFDVTGSRYLHALGDGEVPLTLLFSGTVFTKGGAGFAVRQVPWDCEARHRMPVAVWRQMIASHFPNSGWIRLDQDVLDRVAGFRARRGLISWDETVSTLLAGTGEVVT
- a CDS encoding hydrogenase maturation protease, whose product is MTGVGGGVLVAGIGNLFLGDDGFGPEVVRHITSSGGLPPRVRVTDYGIRGMHLAYDLLAGYDALVLVDACPGDGRPGELTVLEIGPDDLGSGEFDAHGMNPVAVLANLGQLGGTLPLTYLVGCTPAGVEEGIGLSAPVAAAVPGAADAVRTLVGRLVPAEPVETRRP